Proteins from a genomic interval of Musa acuminata AAA Group cultivar baxijiao chromosome BXJ1-9, Cavendish_Baxijiao_AAA, whole genome shotgun sequence:
- the LOC135592298 gene encoding PHD finger-like domain-containing protein 5A produces MAKHHPDLIMCRKQPGIAIGRLCEKDDGKCVICDSYVRPCTLVRICDECNYGSFQGRCVICGGVGISDAYYCKECTQQEKDRDGCPKIVNLGSAKTDLFYERKKYGFKKR; encoded by the coding sequence ATGGCCAAGCACCATCCTGATCTCATTATGTGTCGGAAGCAACCAGGGATTGCTATCGGTCGCCTGTGCGAGAAGGATGATGGGAAGTGTGTCATCTGTGATTCATATGTCCGTCCATGTACACTCGTGCGGATCTGCGATGAGTGCAACTACGGTTCATTTCAGGGAAGGTGTGTCATCTGTGGAGGAGTTGGGATTTCTGATGCCTACTATTGCAAAGAATGCACCCAACAGGAGAAAGACCGTGATGGGTGTCCCAAGATTGTCAATCTGGGAAGTGCCAAGACTGATCTTTTCTATGAAAGAAAGAAATATGGATTTAAGAAAAGATGA